The genomic region AGTGGTGCCCGACGGCGGTGAGCAGGCCACGCCGGGCGACCAGGTCGGCGACCCGTTCGGCGGTGACCAGGTCGACCGCGACCGGCTTCTCCACGAACATCGGCACCCCGGCGGCGACGACGGCCTCCTCCACCGGGCCGTGCGCGAACGGCGGCACGCAGACGTACACCGCGTCCGGACCGGCCGCGAGCAGCTCGTGGATGTCGGTGTACGTCCGGGCGCCGTGCGCGTCGGCGAGCGCGGCCGCCGCGTCGGGCAGCACGTCGGTCACCCCGACCAGCTCGGTGTCGTCGAATCCGGCCAGCACGCGGGCGTGACGTTGCGCCACCCCACCGGCCCCTACCAGTCCCACCCGGCACGTGCGCATCCGACCAGCCCTTTCCGCCCTCGGCTCACATTTCTCCGCAAGCACTCCCCCCACACCGGCGCAATCAAACGTTCACCCGGCGGGAACGCGGCGGTGGGAACGTCGTGATCGAGCCGTTAGGCATGATCCGGTTAGCACGAGGTCGGCAGTGGGAAATCCGACGTCGCGTTTTCCGCCACGATCTGGGGGTGTGCCCGTGCGGGATACAGAATCGACTGTCTCACCGGTAGTGGAGGCCTGGGCGACATACCGGACCACCTCCGCCGCCGAGTGGACGCCCCGGCGACTGGTCCGGGCCAAGGGGGAGAGCCGGGTCAGCGTGGTGCTGCCGGCGCGCAACGAAGAGGCCACCGTCGGCGCGATCGTGTCGACGATCCGGGAACACCTGATGGACCGGGTCGCCCTGGTCGACGAGCTGATCGTGGTGGACTCGCGGTCCACCGACCGCACCGCCCAGGTCGCCCGGGCCGCCGGTGCCGAGGTGGTCAGCCAGGATGCGATGACCCGCGGGCTGCCGCGGTTGACCGGCAAGGGGGACGCACTCTGGGCCGGGTTGGCCGCCGCCGAGGGGGATGTGGTGGCGTTCGTCGACGCGGACCTGCGCGAGTTCCGCCCGCACTTCGTGACCGGCCTCATCGGTCCGCTGCTGACCGACCCGTCGGTCGAGTTCGTCAAGGGCTTCTACCACCGGCCCCTGATCGGCACGGCCGGCGTGGAGCAGGACGGCGGCGGTCGGGTCACCGAGCTGATGGCGCGCCCGCTGCTCAACCTGTTCTGGCCGGAGTTGGCCGGCTTCGTGCAGCCCCTCGCCGGCGAGTACGCCGGCCGACGCGACGTGCTGGCCCAGGTGCCGTTCGTCTCCGGGTACGGGGTGGAGACGGCGATGCTCATCGACCTGCTGGAGTTGGTCGGGCTCGACGCGCTGGCGCAGGTGGACCTCGGCGAGCGCAAGCACCGGCACCAGGACACCGCGGCGCTCGGCCGGATGTCGGCGCAGATCATGCTCACCGCGTGGTCGCGGTTGCAGCGGCGCGGCTGGGCCGCCCCGGGCACGGCGCCGACCGCGCTGCTGACGCAGTTCCGGCGCGGTGGTTCGGAGGCCCTGCCCAACCTGGAGCGGGAGATCGTGGTGAGCGACGTGTCCATCGAGGAGCGTCCGCCCCTGGCCGAGCTGCGGCACCGGGTGCCGCGACGGCGGATGGCCGCGGCGTGACCGGCCGGGCGCACGGTCACCGGCCCTGGAGGGCGGGCGGGGAGAGGAGCCGGGACCGATGAGCCTCACCGTCCTGATGAACGCCGGTCCGTGGCTGTCGGTGCCGCCGCCCGGCTACGGCGGCATCGAGAACGTGATCGCGACGCTCGTGCCGGAGCTGCGGCGCCTCGGCGTCCGGGTGGTGCTGGCCTCGGTGGACAGCAGCACCCTGGCCGTCGACGAGTTGGTGTCGGTCTTCCCCGACGGCCAGTTCGCCGCGCTGCAGCGGCCGTACAACCAGGTCTGCGGCATCTCCCAGGCGCATTTGAACGGGGTGGTCCGGCAGCTGCACAGCCGCGACGACATCGACCTGGTGCACGACCACGTCGAGGCGGTCGGACTCGCCACGCTGGCCGCGATGGGACCGGACGCCCCGCCGGTGCTGCACACCCTGCACTGGGACCTGGCCAAGCATCCCGCGCTCTACGGCAACCTCGACGGCGGCGACCGGGTCCGGGTCAACGGCGTCTCCGCCTCCCAGCTGGCGCGCGCGCCCCAGGCGCTGCGGGACCACTCGGTCGGGCACGTGCACCTGTCCACCCCCCTCGCCGTCGGCGCCGACACCCGGCCGGCGACCGAGAAGGGCGACTACGTCGTGGTGCTCGGCCGGATCAACCCCGGCAAGGGGCAGGATCTCGGCGCCCGGCTGGCCCGGCGGGTCGGGTTCCCGCTGGTGCTCGCCGGGCCGGTCGGCCCGTACCACCGGCCCGAGGACCTCGCGGCCGCCGACGACGAGGCGCGGCAGAACCCGGATGTCCGCTTCTTCTACGACGAGGTGGCGCCGTACGTGGACGGAGACCTGGTCCGCTGGGTCGGCACCGTCGCCGGTCAGGAGCGCGACGACCTGCTCGCCGGCGCCCGCGCGTCGCTGTTCCCGCTGCGCTGGGAGGAGCCCGGTGGCACGGCGGTGGTCGAGTCGCTGGCCCTGGGCACGCCGGTCGTGGCGATGTCCCGCGGCTGCCTGCCCGAGCTGATCGAGCACGGCCGCACCGGGCTGCTCACCGCCGACGAGGACGAGCTGGGCGACCTGGTGCTGGCGGCGAGCGTGCTCGACCCGGACGAATGCCGCCGGGAGGCCGCCGCCCGGTTCACCCCGGCCGCGATGGCCGAGCGGTACCTCGGCCTGTACGAGCGGGTCCGGCAGGTGGCCGCCACCCCGCGCCTGCAACCGGCCTGACGCCCTGGTGGCGGGCCGGTCCACCCGCGGTGGGCCGGTCCGCCGTCGGTTTGCCGGGGCGCGTGGCGGGTAGCCGCGCACCACCGAGCGGCCCGCTCAGGGAGGTGACGGTGGTGGCCGGACCGATGGCACACGCCCGCGCCCGTCCCAACCCGGCCGACGGCAAGGCACCGGTCCGGCGGGCCGCCGGCGTGGTGGCGGTGCTCTTCCTGCTCATCGGCCTGCTCGGCTTCGTCCCCGGGGTGACCAGCGACTTCGGCGACCTGCGCTTCGCCGGCCACCACTCCGGCGCGACGCTGTTCGGGGCGTTCCAGGTCTCGATCCTGCACAATCTGATCCGCCTGCTGTTCGGGGTGGCCGGGCTGGTGCTGTCCCGGACCGTCACCCACGCCCGGGCCTACCTGGTCGGCGGGGGCGCGATCTCCCTGGTCCTCTGGCTGTACGGACTGGTCGTGGACCGGGACAGCGGGGCGAACTTCGTCCCGCTCAACGGCGCCGACAACTGGCTCCACCTCGGCCTCGGGATCGGCATGATCGGCCTGGGGCTGGTCACCACGCGGGCCGGCCGGTGACGGCGGTCCCAGGGCCCGCCAGTCCGGTTTCGTCGGGCGAGGCCACGGGTATTTTCCGAGTCCCACGGACGAGACGCGGAGAGAAACTGATGGCGAGCGGAATCACCTATCAGGTGTGCGAGCGGCCTCCGGTCACCGTCGTCCGGCTCGCCGGGCCGCTCGACCTGGAGACCATGCGATCGGTCCACGAGGCGCTCGCCGGCTGCCTGGCCGCCCAGCCGCACGCGCTGGTGGTCGACCTCGGCGACGTGATCGTCCGCGACCGGCTGGCGCTGTCCGTCTTCGCCGCCGCGGCCCGGCGCGCGGAGGAGTGGCCGGCGGTGCCGGTCGTGCTCAGCGACCCGCCGCCGGTCGCGGCGCGCTGGCTGGCCGAATCCACCGCGTGCCGCAGGGTGCCGGTCGGCCGAAACTGCGCCGAGGCGACCCGGGTGGCCGGTGCCGCCGCGGCGCCCCGGCTGTGGACCCGGCTCGAGCCGGTGGCCGAGGCGTGCCGGCGAGCCCGCGACCTGGTCGCCGACGCGTGCGCCCGGTGGAACCTGCCGGAGGCGCTCGGCCCCGCGTCGGTGGTGCTCACCGAACTGGTCGGCAACGTGGTCCGGCACGCGGGCACACCGATGCAGGTCACGCTGACCCTGCGCCGCCCGTACCTGCACGTGGCGGTGGTGGACGGCAGCCGGGCGGCTGCCCGGCCGGGCAGCCCCGACCTGCGCGACGAGGGCGGCCGGGGGCTGCTCCTGGTGCGCGAGCTCGCCCAGCGCTGGGGCACCGTCCCGGCCGGTGAGGGCAAGGCGGTCTGGGCGCTGCTGCCCGCGAACTGATCGGCACCGGCAAAGTGCCCGGATTAACCCCTTCGGCCTGGTTACATGGGCACCGGGTCGGGTACGCACGCCCGTCCTTTTGTCGTCCTGGCGGGGTGAAGCAGCGATGCCCAAGCGGGTCACCACGGAGCCCGGCCGCGACCGAGGACCGGCGATCCTGGCGCCGGCCCGGTTCGGCGGGTTCCCCGGCCCCCTGCGCGTGCCGACCCGGGGCGGGTACCTGATCCGGTTCCTGGCGACCACGGACCACAAGCAGATCGGCATCCTCTACCTGCTCACGTCGTTCGGCTTCTTCCTGGCCGCGGGCATCGAGGCGATGCTGATGCGCGCCGAACTGGCCCGACCCGGGCTGCAGTTCCTCTCGTCGGAGCAGTACAACCAGCTCTTCACCTCGCACGGCGCGGTGATGCTGCTGCTCTTCGCCACACCGGCCGCGTTCGGCTTCGCGAACTTCATCGTGCCGATCCAGATCGGCGCGCCGGACGTCTCGTTCCCCCGACTCAACGCGCTGGCCTACTGGCTCTACCTGTTCGGCGGGCTCATGGTGATCGGCGGGTTCGCCGCGCCGGGCGGCTCGGCGGACTTCGGCTGGACCGCGTACGCGCCGCTGAACGACGCGGACCACTCCCCCGGCGTCGGCGCCAACCTGTGGGTGATCGGGCTGGTCAT from Micromonospora sp. WMMD812 harbors:
- a CDS encoding glucosyl-3-phosphoglycerate synthase, with the protein product MEAWATYRTTSAAEWTPRRLVRAKGESRVSVVLPARNEEATVGAIVSTIREHLMDRVALVDELIVVDSRSTDRTAQVARAAGAEVVSQDAMTRGLPRLTGKGDALWAGLAAAEGDVVAFVDADLREFRPHFVTGLIGPLLTDPSVEFVKGFYHRPLIGTAGVEQDGGGRVTELMARPLLNLFWPELAGFVQPLAGEYAGRRDVLAQVPFVSGYGVETAMLIDLLELVGLDALAQVDLGERKHRHQDTAALGRMSAQIMLTAWSRLQRRGWAAPGTAPTALLTQFRRGGSEALPNLEREIVVSDVSIEERPPLAELRHRVPRRRMAAA
- a CDS encoding glycosyltransferase; its protein translation is MSLTVLMNAGPWLSVPPPGYGGIENVIATLVPELRRLGVRVVLASVDSSTLAVDELVSVFPDGQFAALQRPYNQVCGISQAHLNGVVRQLHSRDDIDLVHDHVEAVGLATLAAMGPDAPPVLHTLHWDLAKHPALYGNLDGGDRVRVNGVSASQLARAPQALRDHSVGHVHLSTPLAVGADTRPATEKGDYVVVLGRINPGKGQDLGARLARRVGFPLVLAGPVGPYHRPEDLAAADDEARQNPDVRFFYDEVAPYVDGDLVRWVGTVAGQERDDLLAGARASLFPLRWEEPGGTAVVESLALGTPVVAMSRGCLPELIEHGRTGLLTADEDELGDLVLAASVLDPDECRREAAARFTPAAMAERYLGLYERVRQVAATPRLQPA
- a CDS encoding DUF4383 domain-containing protein, translating into MAHARARPNPADGKAPVRRAAGVVAVLFLLIGLLGFVPGVTSDFGDLRFAGHHSGATLFGAFQVSILHNLIRLLFGVAGLVLSRTVTHARAYLVGGGAISLVLWLYGLVVDRDSGANFVPLNGADNWLHLGLGIGMIGLGLVTTRAGR
- a CDS encoding ATP-binding protein, giving the protein MASGITYQVCERPPVTVVRLAGPLDLETMRSVHEALAGCLAAQPHALVVDLGDVIVRDRLALSVFAAAARRAEEWPAVPVVLSDPPPVAARWLAESTACRRVPVGRNCAEATRVAGAAAAPRLWTRLEPVAEACRRARDLVADACARWNLPEALGPASVVLTELVGNVVRHAGTPMQVTLTLRRPYLHVAVVDGSRAAARPGSPDLRDEGGRGLLLVRELAQRWGTVPAGEGKAVWALLPAN